The following are encoded in a window of Arthrobacter antioxidans genomic DNA:
- a CDS encoding dihydrodipicolinate synthase family protein, translating to MTDQLPHLSPGLWGVLATPFSGPDLDVDTASLRREVQLYTALPATGMVVLGVFGEGASLTAAEQSLIVRTVAEEAGSTPLVVGLSARTTAVAIEQASTAVEAAGSNLAALMVQANTGDPDVLSAHLTAIHRATGAGIVLQDYPVASGVKISADQILRVLETCDFIVAVKSEAPPTASAIAKLTRSTDVPVYGGLGGVGLLDELAAGAAGAMTGFSHPEGLQIALTAFADGGFPAARDAFAPWLPLANFEGQPGVGLALRKEILRRRGIIADASVRPPSPSLPRDLADLIAAHLDAVRMEIA from the coding sequence ATGACCGATCAGCTCCCGCACCTCTCCCCCGGACTCTGGGGGGTGCTGGCAACACCGTTCAGCGGCCCGGACCTCGATGTCGATACCGCCTCACTCCGCCGTGAGGTCCAGCTGTACACCGCGCTGCCTGCCACCGGGATGGTGGTCCTCGGCGTCTTCGGTGAGGGTGCGTCGCTGACCGCTGCCGAGCAGTCCCTCATCGTCCGCACGGTCGCCGAGGAGGCGGGAAGCACCCCGCTCGTGGTTGGCCTGTCCGCCCGCACCACCGCCGTCGCCATCGAGCAGGCCTCCACCGCCGTCGAGGCCGCCGGCAGCAACCTCGCCGCGCTCATGGTGCAGGCGAACACCGGCGACCCGGACGTGCTGTCCGCCCACCTGACGGCCATCCACCGCGCCACGGGGGCGGGCATCGTGCTGCAGGACTACCCGGTGGCGTCGGGCGTGAAGATCAGCGCCGACCAGATCCTGCGCGTCCTCGAAACGTGCGATTTCATCGTCGCCGTGAAATCGGAAGCGCCCCCCACCGCGTCCGCGATCGCGAAGCTGACCCGTTCCACGGACGTTCCCGTCTACGGCGGGCTGGGCGGCGTGGGACTGCTGGACGAGCTCGCAGCCGGCGCGGCCGGCGCCATGACGGGGTTCTCCCATCCCGAAGGCCTGCAGATCGCGTTGACGGCCTTCGCCGACGGGGGTTTCCCCGCTGCCCGCGACGCCTTCGCACCGTGGCTGCCGCTGGCGAACTTCGAGGGCCAGCCCGGGGTGGGCCTCGCCCTGCGCAAGGAGATCCTGCGCCGCCGTGGAATCATCGCCGACGCGTCGGTCCGGCCTCCCTCACCATCGTTGCCGCGTGACCTCGCGGACCTGATCGCCGCACACCTCGACGCAGTACGAATGGAGATCGCCTGA